In the Pongo abelii isolate AG06213 chromosome 2, NHGRI_mPonAbe1-v2.0_pri, whole genome shotgun sequence genome, TTCACTAGTTGTTGCCTCTGATGGCTTAATCCCTTCAACAAAAATAGAATAAGTATGCTAATAAGCTCAATTATAAATTGGTAATGTCCAACTTTGGGCagcaacattgaggattacagtCTACTTCCATTTCTGTTGCCTAACGCttgaattttctttatctttcaccCTGTCTCTTCCCCCAGCTTTCAACTAATTACGTCAGAAAAGTAGagaccaattttttcttttttctttttttttgaggcggagtctcattctgtcgcccaggctagagtgcaatggtgtgatctcactgtaacctccaccacccaggttgaagcgattctcctgcctcagcctcccaagtagctgggattacaggcacttgccatcatgcctggctaatttttgtatttttgtagagatggggtttcaccatgttgggcaggctggtcttgaactcctaacctcaggtgatccgcccacctcgacctcccaaagtgctgggattacaggcgtgagccactgcgcccagcctgtatcTGCTTCTCTTGAGATCACTTCCTTAATCTAATTTGGTGATTCCATACTTTTTCTGTGATCTAAACAACTTGTCTGCTCACCAGCTCTATCATGAGGGAGGGAAGCAAGATACAGAATGgcttgtgtgtttttaaaaagaaaaacaatgatctCTGTTTAAAAACCACACTCAAGTGCATGCACAAATGAGTGCAGAAAGCTCTGTGATCAAAGTGTTAACAGTAGTTGTCTCTGGTAAGTTGGATTGTGgacttttcttttgcttgtttgtaaTTTGATTTTTATCTATTAACATTAAATGCTTTTAATGATGAGAAAATTTCCCTCCAAATTTCTGGTAGTgcttatattcttttattataaacattttattttatcaagttctgggaaatgtcatttcttttcttttcttttttaaacatttccccCTCCTGTCTTGTCATTTCTGTCAAACAATTCTTTGATTTCTAAAATGGACCTTCATTATGCCCCCTTCCCTCCCAGCTCCACAAATTTACAATATAACCTGAGCCTATTTTCATCATATTTTGTCAGGATTATTCTTTTCATCTGTCTGTCCAAAATAGAACTGCTGAGGCTTAAGAAAGTGTTCTGGTCACTTTTGTATTTCTAGCATTTCGTATGTGTGCATACTATGCAGATAAGCCTTGGTTGGACATCTCCTGGTACCTTCTGTCTTCttgaaaaaatttcaaatggTACTAATTTAAATCAAATTGAATATACCATAGGTTCTAATATGCCATCGATTGtaagaaaatgattattttatgaacgttgagaagtgaaaaaaattttCAGTTAAAACTATGATACCATTGATAGCATGCATCCTGTGGGCAAAATGTACATCATAGAATTGATGAAGTACAGTAGTGCTAACATCATATTTATGAGGTTTTTAGTGGTTTTGGAGTAgaaaaaaatggttaattttgGCACTGCTTCAGATCTCATTCATGTATTATCAGCTTACTGCCCCCTCTCCCCCTGTCATTACTTGGTTTCGTATGGCTACCGCAGACACTGGTGAATGGAATGAATTATGATGAAGTTAGGCCTACATTTGGGGAAAAGGGTTTCGTATGTTTCCTTTCAGGAACATTGAAAACAGATTGTTGTATTCCAGTCTTGCCACATAGCCCAATGAGTGACTAGCTGAAAATACAAATCTCGCTGTCATGTCCTTCTGTAGCTTCCTTTTCTCCAAGTAGACAGTCCCTCAGTATGCCTTGGTGTGCTAGTGTACACTAGACTTGTGGCTTTTGATTTCTCTTAGTCAGTGTGGTTACCTTTGTTAGCATATAACCCAGAGAGCTGCGCACTGTGTTATGGAGCAGATGCACTGTAATGTGGAATAGTCTTGCCTTTGGAACAGTTGAACAGATACCAAAAACGATTGGGAAGCATTGATCCATAAGACGAAATATGATTCTTCTCATGAGAAACCTGACCACTGCCTCCTACTCCATCTTATTGTTGGCTTCTTTCTGCCTTACACCTTATATTCAGGTAATATTGAACTGTTTATAGATACTTTACACATATTATTCTatgttattttgtgtgtgtgtgtgtatgtgtgtgtgagacaggttttcactcagttgctcagactggagtacagtggcatgatcttggctcagtgcaatttctgtctcccaggctcaagcaatcctcccaacttagccttccttttaaaaattatttttctttttttttttttttttttgagatggagttttgctcttgttgcccaggctggagtgcaatggcacgaccttggctccctgcaacctccacctcccgggttcaggtgattctcagcctcctgagtagctgtgattacaggcacgcaccaccatgctcggctaattttgtatttttagtacagatggggtttcaccatgttggccaggctggtctcgagctcctgacctcaggtgatctgcctgccttggcctcccaaagtgctgggattacaggcatgagccaccgcacctggcctaaaaattatttttaagagagatgaggatttgctatgttacccaggatggtctcgaactcctgaactcaagtgatcctcccaacttagcctcttaaaatgttgggattacaagcgtgggccactatgcccagccttattttatgTGTTAATCTCTGACTCTGCCTGGGATCTTCTCACAAATGTATTCTTCAAAAACGAATCCTCtcttcaggaattttttttttttttgtaaagacagccATCAccacagctggagtgcagtggtgtgatcatggctacctgcagcctcgacctcctgggctcaggtgatcctcccacctcagcctcccaggtagctgggactataagtgcacgccaccatgcctggctatttttttgtattttttatagagacagagtttcaccatgttgcccagtctagtctcaatctcctgggctcaagccatcagccagccccagcctcccaaagtgctgggattacaggtgtgagccaccacacctgggcaggAAAAATTCTTtgcattcctgttttcccactaAACTGAGTTGCTTATCGTCCTCTTTGCTGCCTcactatatatatttctattcttATATTTACTCCATTATGTTGGAATTACTTTTgttacaaatttctttttttgtaacttACTGGAAGCTGAACTTTTTGAGGGCAGGGATGCTGCTTTATTCAAATTTGGTCTTCAGCCCTTAGCATAGTATGTGGCACTATcttgagtaaatatttgttaaactaaATGTAACTGAGTCTGAAGGAATGGACAATCCATATAGAATATACCTGTAGGTAGTAAGTATCCTAAGTTTTAATACaaataactattattttaatcgtttttaagtatttatgatttctttttattcttttgcatgttttCTTGGCTGAATGGAAATAGAGAAGAAGAAAACGAGGTAAGTATAATTTAACTAGTCATTCAGTGATTATGAGATGGACCACTAAACACATTTTAGAAATTGGGTAAAAGCTGAAAACACTCAAAATGTAGCTATCATTTTGAATGTGAAATGAAGtagtagtttttaattttgtttttagagcCATGGTAACTTATCCCAGTGAGGGATGTTGTGTATCTCAGAAAAATGGTTTTTAAACTTTAGAGCTTCAAGAGATTTAGGAAAGGTAGAGAAAGTTGGAAGttctaaaaatatcttttacttgttttttatgTATTGAACTTCCATTTAAGATTTAACTTGAAAAGTGGATTCGGTTTCTTAAAAGtatttggctcatgcctgtaatcctagcactttgggaagctgaggcaggtggatcacttgaggtccggagtttgagaccagcctggacaacatggtgaaaccccgtctctactaaaaataagaaaattagccagacatggtggcttagtcccagctactcaggaggctgaggcaggagaattgcttgaactggggaggaggaggttgcagtgagccaagatggtgcccctgcacttcagtctgggcaacagagcaagactctgtctcaaaaaaataaagtatttggaATTCACTGCTCCATGATAATacatgtgaaggtatttactttCCAACTTGAATGACTACTATGTAATTTTGAAAACTGATTTCAGATTTTACTGTGTTTAAAGGGAAGTTATTCTCTTAAATAGCCAAAGTGGATTAAAGAACATTAATTAGAAGAATTTTGCATATGGGAAGTATACCACCATCTTTAATTTAGGATTGAGTTTGTTGCTGTAGATTTTTCTGATGCTCTTTCTACAACCTACATTATGCCTTGAACTTCCAAAGCTCACCATTTCCTTTGGTGATTTGGCAAACATGGAAGAAAAGTAGTCTTCTTAGGTTTATACTTTGTAACTGTTGCTCATACAGCAGTATTATTACTTGAGGGTGGGGGGCCCAGGCAGAGACAGTGATGTGTGCCAAGGCAGAGTACTCTCCAGGAAGGCAGAAGGCCTGGTCCTCATTTcgttacctcatctgtaaaacaagtaAGGTGGGAAATTCCTCTATATCAGTGGTTTCCCAAACCTGGGACATTGATTAGAATTACCTATGtaatgcttgttttttttttttttttttagaccaaaAACCTCAAAATACCCCGAAAAACAAACCCTTTCCTCATCTTAGAGCTCAGTAGCTCCAGTTGATATCTGATATTTCCTAGAGTGTGGATCACagatgagtattttttttttaatttttaaattttttatttttttgagacagagtctcgctctgttgcccaggttggagttctgtggtgccatcttggctcactgcaacctctgcctctgggattccagtgattctcccacctcagcctcccaagtagctggggttgcaggtgcatgctgccacaccctgctaatttttgtatttttagtagagatgggttttcattatgttggccaggctggtctcgaactcctgacctcaagtgatcctcccgcctcggcctcccaaggtgctgggattacagatgtgaaccactgtgctcgACCCAGATGAGTATTTTTACTGTGCACTCAATGTGATGCCAGGAGACCACTGGTCTTGATGACCTCTGATTTTTCATCTCTGATAGAACACAAGAACAAACCATATTGAGTACTGAGATGTTAGATATTGCCCTTCATACAAATGTCTTTCAAACATatgtcaggtttttaaaaaattctttttaaaaaatgctacctGGAAAATAGTTATAAAACTGAGAAGTTATTTATGTAAGAGAAAGTAAGAATAGGGAAAATAGGTAATTGTTGAAGCTCAGAGTGGATACTTAGGGATTTATTATACCATTTTCTATACTTTTGActgtgtttgaaaattttcataataaagatatatatagCTTAGTGAAATTCATACTATTTGTTATTAAAAAGGGCTTTTCATTTCTccaataaacattttaaactgtGCAGTCCATTTGAAAGTAACTATTTATTGTAGTAGTAATtgcttattttgttcatttgtagGCAAAGATTGAAAATGTGCAGAAAACAGGTTTCATCAAAGGACCAATGTTCAAAGGTGTTGCTTCTAGTCGATTTTTGCCCAAAGGCACCAAAACAAAAGTTAATTTGGAAGAACAGGGACGACAGAAGGTGTCATTCAGCTTCAGCCTTACAAAGAAAACTTTGCAGAATAGGTTTCTTACTGCACTTGGCAATGAAAAGCAAAGTGATACTCCAAACCCTCCAGCTGTACCTCTTCAGGTAGACTCGACTcctaaaatgaaaatggaaattggTGATACCCTATCTACTGCCGAAGAATCTTCCCCACCAAAGTCAAGGGTGGAATTGGGCAAAATTCATTTTAAGAAACACCTGCTTCATGTAACATCCAGGCCACTGCTGGCTACTACCACAGCAGTAGCATCTCTGCCTACTCATGCAGCACCATTACCAGCAGTGATAGCAGAATCAACAACTGTAGACTCACCGCCCTCATCTCCGCCTCCACCGCCTCCACCTGCCCAAGCCACAACACTCTCATCACCAGCACCAGTAACAGAGCCAGTGGCCTTGCCACATACACCAATAACAGTTCTAATGGCAGCACCAGTACCCTTACCAGTAGATGTAGCAGTTAGATCTCTGAAAGAACCACCAATTATAATTGTACCAGAatcttcagaagcagatactaaGCAGGACACTGTATCTAATAGTTCAGAAGAACATGTAACTCAAATATTGAATGAGCAAGCAGATATTTcctcaaaaaaagaagattccCATATTGGGAAGGTTGAAGAAATTCCAGATAGTTCTAAGATTAGTCTGAGCTGTAAAAAAACAGGTTCTAAGAAGAAATCCTCACAATCTGAAGGCATCTTTCTTGGTTCAGAATCTGATGAAGATTCTGTACGGACTTCTTCAAGTCAAAGATCAcatgatttaaaattttcagcaagcattgaaaaggaaagagattttaaaaagagctCAGCACCTTTAAAAAGTGAGGATCTAGGGAAATCTTCACGATCTAAAACAGACagagatgataaatattttagctATTCAAAACTTGAAAGAGATACTCGGTATGTATCTTCCCGATGTAGATCAGAAAGAGAGCGACGGCGGAGCAGATCTCATTCTAGGTCTGAGAGAGGCTCTAGAACTAATTTATCCTATTCCAGGTCAGAACGATCTCATTATTATGACTCTGATCGTCGCTACCATAGGAGCTCCCCTTATCGAGAGAGGACACGCTATTCTCGGCCATACACAGATAACAGAGCACGAGAGAGTTCTGACTCAGAAGAAGAGTATAAGAAGACATACTCAAGGCGTACCTCGTCTCATTCCTCTTCTTACAGAGACCTAAGGACATCATCCTATTCTAAATCTGATCGGGACTGTAAAACTGAGACCTCTTACTTAGAGATGGAAAGAAGAGGCAAGTATTCTTCAAAACTAGAAAGAGAATCTAAAAGGACTTCAGAAAATGAAGCAATTAAAAGATGTTGTTCTCCCCCTAATGAACTGGGATTCCGACGAGGGTCATCATATTCTAAGCACGACAGTAGTGCTTCCCGTTATAAATCTACCCTTTCAAAACCTATACCCAAGtctgataaatttaaaaattctttctgttGTACAGaattaaatgaagaaatcaaACAGTCTCATTCTTTTGGTTTACAGACACCTTGTTCAAAAGGTAGTGAATTAAGAATGATTAATAAAAATCCTGAAAGAGAAAAGgctgggtctccagctccatcaaaTCGATTAAATGATTCACCTACTTTAAAAAAGCTAGATGAATTGCCTATTTTTAAGTCTGAATTTATAACACATGATAGCCATGATAGTATTAAGGAATTAGACTCTTTATCTAAAGTGAAGAATGATCAGTTAAGAAGTTTTTGTCCCatagaattaaatataaatggatctCCTGGGGCAGAATCTGATTTGGCAACATTTTGCACTTCTAAAACTGATGCTGTTTTAATGACTTCTGATGATAGTGTGACTGGATCGGAGTTATCCCCTTTGGTCAAAGCATGCATGCTTTCATCAAATGGATTTCAGAATATTAGTAGATGCAAAGAAAAAGACTTGGATGATACATGTATGCTGCATAAGAAGTCAGAAAGCCCatttagagaaacagaacctCTGGTGTCACCACACCAAGATAAACTCATATCTTTGCCAGTTATGACTATGGATTATTCCAAAACAGTAGTTAAAGAACCAGTTGATACGAGGGTTTCTTGCTGCAAAACCAAAGATTCAGACATATACTGTACTTCGAACGATAGCAACCCTTCTTTGTGTAACTCCGAAGCTGAAAATATTGAGCCTTCAGTTATGAAGATTTCTTCAAATAGCTTTATGAATGTGCATTTGGAATCAAAAACAGTTATATGTGATAGTAGAAATTTGACAGATCACTCAAAATTTGCATGTGAAGAATATAAGCAGAGCATCGGTAGCACTAGTTCAGCTTCTGTTAATCATTTTGATGATTTATATCAACCTATTGGGAGTTCAGGTATTGTTTCATCTCTTCAGAGTCTTCCACCAGGAATAAAGGTGGACAGTCTAACTCTCTTGAAATGCGGAGAGAACACATCTCCAGTTCTGGATGCAGTACTAAAGAGTAAAAAAAGTTCAGAGTTTTTAAAGCATGCAGGGAAAGAAACAATAGTAGAAGTAGGTAGTGACCTTCCTGATTCAGGAAAGGGATTTGCTTCCAGGGAGAACAGGCATAATAATGGGTTATCTGGGAAATGTTTGCAAGAGGCTCAAGAAGAAGGGAATTCCATATTGCCTGAAAGAAGAGGAAGACCAGAAATCTCTTTAGATGAAAGAGGAGAAGGACATGTGCATACTTCTGATGACTCAGAAGTTGTATTTTCTTCTTGTGATTTGAATTTAACCATGGAAGACAGTGATGGTGTAACTTATGCATTAAAGTGTGACAGTAGTGGTCATGCCCCAGAAATTGTGTCTACTGTTCATGAAGATTATTCTGGCTCTTCTGAAAGTTCAAATGATGAAAGTGATTCAGAAGATACAGATTCGGATGATAGCAGTATTCCAAGAAACCGTCTCCAGTCTGTTGTGGTTGTGCCAAAGAATTCTATTTTGCCCATGGAAGAAACAAGTCCTTGTTCTTCTCGGAGCAGTCAAAGTTATAGACACTATTCTGACCATTGGGAAGATGAGAGATTGGAGTCAAGGAGACATTCGTATGAGGAAAAATTTGAAAGTATAGCAAGTAAAGCCTGTCCTCAAACTGATAAGTTTTTCCTTCATAAAGGAATAGAGAAGAATCCGGAAATTTCTTTTACACAGTCCAGTAGAAAACAAATAGATAACCACCTGCCTGAACTTTCTCATCCTCAGAGTGATGGGGTTGATAGTACAAGTCATACAGATGTGAAATCTGACCCTCTGGGTCACCCAAATTCAGAGGAAACCGTGAAAGCCAAAATACCTTCTAGGCAGCAAGAAGAGCTGCCAATTTATTCTTCTGATTTTGAAGATGTCCCAAATAAGTCTTGGCAACAGACCACTTTCCAAAACAGGCCAGATAGTAGACTGGGAAAAGCAGACTTGagtttttcttcctcttgtgAGATATCACATGTGGATGGCTTGCACTCATCAGAAGAGCTCAGAAACTTAGGTTGGGACTTCTCTCAAGAAAAGCCTTCTACCACATATCAGCAACCTGACAGTAGCTATGGAGCTTGTGGTGGACACAAGTATCAGCAAAATGCAGAACAGTATGGTGGGACACGTGATTACTGGCAAGGCAATGGTTACTGGGATCCAAGATCAGGTAGACCTCCTGGAACTGGGATTGTGTATGATCGAACTCAAGGACAAGTACCAGATTCCCTAACAGATGATCGTGAAGAAGAGGAGAATTGGGATCAACAGGATGGATCCCATTTTTCAGACCAGTCCAATAAATTTCTTCTATCCCTTCAGAAAGATAAGGGGTCAGTGCAAGCACCTGAAATAAGCAGCAATTCCATTAAGGACACTTTAGctgtgaatgaaaagaaagatttttcaaaaaacttagaaaaaaatgatatcaAAGATAGAGGgcctcttaaaaaaagaaggcaggaaatagAGAGTGATTCTGAAAGTGATGGTGAGCTTCAGGACAGAAAGAAAGTTAGAGTAGAGGTAGAGCAGGGAGAGACATCAGTGCCCCCAGGCTCAGCACTGGTTGGGCCCTCCTGTGTCATGGATGACTTCAGGGACCCACAGCGATGGAAGGAATGTGCCAAGCAAGGGAAAATGCCTTGTTACTTTGATCTTattgaagaaaatgtttatttaacagAAAGGTAAGTCTAATTAATACTTGTTTGAcaaattttaactcttttttttgttgttagaaaAAGCCTTTAAACAATTCAGACTGTATGAGATAAAACACATGAAAGAGTTGTGggataaaataactataaaagcCTAAAAAAGTGTTTTTACCTATTTAGATTTGATAGTAtagattcctttccccattccccgCCCCTTCCACCCCCAGGAAAGGagatgtctatttttttctttcattacttaTTTGGTTTTCAAAGTATAACTTAGGCTAGCCCAGTATTTCTGTAATTCCTTTTACATGTGAAAGTCTgaccaaaaaaatagaataaaaccccagcaaaataatctgtacttagagaagaaaaaagtggttagtttggattttattttaaaaaatgtgcagaATGAAGTATCTTTaggtactgtattagtccgttttcatgctgctgataaagacatacctgagactgggaagaaaaagaggtttaattggacttgcagttccacatggctggggaggcctcagaattgtggcaggaggcaaaaggcacttcttacatggtggtggcaagagaaaaggaggaagaagcaaaagtgaaaacccttgataaacccatcagatcttgtgtgacttattcaccatcacaagaatAACACGAGAAAGGctggccccatgattcagttacctcctcctgggaccctcccacaacacgtgggaattctgggagatacaattcaagttgagtttgggtggggaaacagccaaaccatatcaggtactTAAAAAGTTAGAACTAGACTAGAACataattttcttctctcattttttttttttagactattGTTAATAGATTAAATCTGGCAATagtgtaataaatattttagaaatgataAAGTGGTTTATCAAAAAATCCCTAACATGAAACAAATTATAATGAGAATAAGAGTAATGAAAACATAGTCCTCTAGAGCAGGGCTTCTCAGTCTGTTTTAACTTTAACCCCTCCttgataattttctcattttcctgatGTAAATGTATATTGATTGTGcttaaaaaaccaaaataaaaagtatcCTGCCCCCTTACTCTCCTTTTTTGGAAGTTTTCCTGCCAGTTGAGAATCAACCTAGCCATTGTACCTTTAAGGATCAAAATGTTATTAAATCAAATTTTCCACTGTGTGTAAGGTAAAAGACTTAATTTTAAAGGTAGGTCCTAccagaaatttttttctattacaaaatAACCTTTTAACAGAGAGCCTTTTACAGCTATTTTCATTTATATCTAGTTATAAATTaggtttacatttaaaatatt is a window encoding:
- the SETD2 gene encoding histone-lysine N-methyltransferase SETD2 isoform X3 → MKQLQPQPPPKMGDFYDPEHPTPEEEENEAKIENVQKTGFIKGPMFKGVASSRFLPKGTKTKVNLEEQGRQKVSFSFSLTKKTLQNRFLTALGNEKQSDTPNPPAVPLQVDSTPKMKMEIGDTLSTAEESSPPKSRVELGKIHFKKHLLHVTSRPLLATTTAVASLPTHAAPLPAVIAESTTVDSPPSSPPPPPPPAQATTLSSPAPVTEPVALPHTPITVLMAAPVPLPVDVAVRSLKEPPIIIVPESSEADTKQDTVSNSSEEHVTQILNEQADISSKKEDSHIGKVEEIPDSSKISLSCKKTGSKKKSSQSEGIFLGSESDEDSVRTSSSQRSHDLKFSASIEKERDFKKSSAPLKSEDLGKSSRSKTDRDDKYFSYSKLERDTRYVSSRCRSERERRRSRSHSRSERGSRTNLSYSRSERSHYYDSDRRYHRSSPYRERTRYSRPYTDNRARESSDSEEEYKKTYSRRTSSHSSSYRDLRTSSYSKSDRDCKTETSYLEMERRGKYSSKLERESKRTSENEAIKRCCSPPNELGFRRGSSYSKHDSSASRYKSTLSKPIPKSDKFKNSFCCTELNEEIKQSHSFGLQTPCSKGSELRMINKNPEREKAGSPAPSNRLNDSPTLKKLDELPIFKSEFITHDSHDSIKELDSLSKVKNDQLRSFCPIELNINGSPGAESDLATFCTSKTDAVLMTSDDSVTGSELSPLVKACMLSSNGFQNISRCKEKDLDDTCMLHKKSESPFRETEPLVSPHQDKLISLPVMTMDYSKTVVKEPVDTRVSCCKTKDSDIYCTSNDSNPSLCNSEAENIEPSVMKISSNSFMNVHLESKTVICDSRNLTDHSKFACEEYKQSIGSTSSASVNHFDDLYQPIGSSGIVSSLQSLPPGIKVDSLTLLKCGENTSPVLDAVLKSKKSSEFLKHAGKETIVEVGSDLPDSGKGFASRENRHNNGLSGKCLQEAQEEGNSILPERRGRPEISLDERGEGHVHTSDDSEVVFSSCDLNLTMEDSDGVTYALKCDSSGHAPEIVSTVHEDYSGSSESSNDESDSEDTDSDDSSIPRNRLQSVVVVPKNSILPMEETSPCSSRSSQSYRHYSDHWEDERLESRRHSYEEKFESIASKACPQTDKFFLHKGIEKNPEISFTQSSRKQIDNHLPELSHPQSDGVDSTSHTDVKSDPLGHPNSEETVKAKIPSRQQEELPIYSSDFEDVPNKSWQQTTFQNRPDSRLGKADLSFSSSCEISHVDGLHSSEELRNLGWDFSQEKPSTTYQQPDSSYGACGGHKYQQNAEQYGGTRDYWQGNGYWDPRSGRPPGTGIVYDRTQGQVPDSLTDDREEEENWDQQDGSHFSDQSNKFLLSLQKDKGSVQAPEISSNSIKDTLAVNEKKDFSKNLEKNDIKDRGPLKKRRQEIESDSESDGELQDRKKVRVEVEQGETSVPPGSALVGPSCVMDDFRDPQRWKECAKQGKMPCYFDLIEENVYLTERKKNKSHRDIKRMQCECTPLSKDERAQGEIACGEDCLNRLLMIECSSRCPNGDYCSNRRFQRKQHADVEVILTEKKGWGLRAAKDLPSNTFVLEYCGEVLDHKEFKARVKEYARNKNIHYYFMALKNDEIIDATQKGNCSRFMNHSCEPNCETQKWTVNGQLRVGFFTTKLVPSGSELTFDYQFQRYGKEAQKCFCGSANCRGYLGGENRVSIRAAGGKMKKERSRKKDSVDGELEALMENGEGLSDKNQVLSLSRLMVRIETLEQKLTCLELIQNTHSQSCLKSFLERHGLSLLWIWMAELGDGRESNQKLQEEIIKTLEHLPIPTKNMLEESKVLPVIQRWSQTKTAVPPLSEGDGYSSENTSRAHTPLNIPDPSTKLSTEADADTPKKLMFRRLKIISENSMDSAISDATSELEGKDGKEDLDQLENVPVEEEEELQSQQLLPQQLPECKVDSETNVEASKLPTSEPEADAEIEPKESNGTKLEEPINEETPSQDEEEGVSDVESERSQEQPDKTVDISDLATKLLDSWKDLKEVYRIPKKSQTEKENTTTERGRDAVGFRDQTPAPKTPNRSRERDPDKQTQNKEKRKRRSSLSPPSSAYERGTKRPDDRVMPSQVFSISRGNRFSQLIHKEWWYSQPQQ